From Synoicihabitans lomoniglobus, the proteins below share one genomic window:
- a CDS encoding LacI family DNA-binding transcriptional regulator: MNWKRVAAASWSNLQPSLPIKKNETSDSNSRPRKATIYDLARVAGVSPGTVSRVLNNRDRVKAETREKVLSAATKLRLRPQASVRLRQIALITDPGYSDRIEGYAATVTAHLSFALSRRNIGVVIPNNPEEELSGLYLDGVIAITYNEALRQVLSRLEERTHIVYLDRFDVVATQNVVCSDHYRAGYLAAQHFIARGKQRLAFLGRDLEPFRVRLQGFRAAMEEAGIAPDDRRLSLVGSSHNSTSVLSRLVKLDADALYVPGTSYQALDCLHMLTYVMGKRIPEDIGLIGGENEGISASLNPPLTTIDESLRDLAENAAAMLDRLTSHQTVTARRVVVPVSLIERDSV; the protein is encoded by the coding sequence ATGAACTGGAAGCGCGTCGCGGCCGCGTCGTGGAGTAATCTTCAACCCTCTCTCCCGATTAAGAAAAACGAAACATCCGATTCGAATTCCCGCCCCCGCAAAGCGACGATTTACGATCTCGCCCGAGTTGCCGGGGTATCGCCGGGCACAGTCAGCCGCGTCCTCAACAACCGTGACCGGGTGAAGGCGGAGACCCGCGAAAAGGTCCTGAGTGCCGCGACCAAACTGCGCCTGCGACCGCAGGCCTCGGTGCGCCTGCGCCAGATTGCGCTCATCACGGACCCGGGTTACTCCGACCGCATTGAAGGTTATGCCGCGACCGTGACCGCTCACCTCTCGTTCGCCCTGTCGCGGCGCAATATCGGCGTGGTGATTCCCAACAACCCCGAGGAGGAACTCAGCGGACTCTATCTCGATGGCGTGATCGCGATCACCTACAACGAAGCCCTGCGGCAGGTGCTCTCCCGCCTCGAAGAACGCACTCACATCGTCTACCTCGACCGCTTCGATGTGGTCGCGACGCAGAACGTGGTATGCTCGGACCACTACCGTGCGGGTTATCTCGCCGCGCAGCATTTCATCGCGCGGGGCAAGCAACGTCTGGCGTTTCTCGGTCGCGATCTCGAACCGTTCCGCGTGCGGCTCCAAGGCTTCAGGGCGGCGATGGAGGAAGCGGGGATCGCCCCCGATGACCGCCGGTTGTCCCTCGTCGGTTCGAGTCACAACTCCACGTCGGTGCTGTCCCGTCTCGTCAAACTCGATGCCGACGCGCTCTACGTGCCGGGCACGAGCTATCAGGCCCTCGATTGCCTGCACATGCTCACCTATGTCATGGGTAAACGGATACCAGAGGACATCGGCCTGATCGGCGGCGAAAACGAGGGCATCTCGGCCTCGCTCAATCCTCCGCTCACCACCATTGACGAGTCCCTGCGCGATTTGGCCGAGAATGCCGCGGCGATGCTCGACCGCCTGACCTCCCATCAAACCGTCACCGCCCGCCGGGTCGTCGTGCCGGTGAGTCTCATTGAAAGGGACTCGGTTTGA
- a CDS encoding FG-GAP repeat domain-containing protein — protein sequence MSRFVAPSAVLALLVLTIGCGRPVSRESEVSSSETSSLLTPMFLQTQSIGAPRTEEPWITDLTVADLDQDGTPDVIATEGRRHLVLWLRRQADGTFIEQPIGEPVAGAVHAEVVDIDGDGDNDVLVASMGYVPPSNQRIGAVVVLENLGDMTFRNHVIIENTYRVTDVQAGDLDGDGDLDLAVGKFGYLEGQVTWLENRGNWQFTETSLLELSGAIHTPVVDIDGDGDLDIIALISQDWEEVYCFQNDGKGRFTSRVLHGSTNKDYGSSGLTVADLDRDGDPDLVYTNGDGFDYSTPGARPWHGVQWLENDGRGSFRYHRIGNFAGAYSPLVIDFDGDGDRDIVSVSGFNDWTNPAAVTMVCFENDGQQRFTARPLAFNPSHLIVIDAADFDGDGQLDLVTGSLGFYPPYERAGRIDLWQRR from the coding sequence ATGTCCCGATTTGTTGCTCCGTCTGCGGTTCTCGCGTTGCTCGTTTTGACGATCGGGTGTGGCCGACCAGTGTCACGGGAGTCGGAGGTGTCGTCTTCGGAGACCTCGTCTCTGCTCACGCCGATGTTTCTGCAGACTCAATCCATCGGTGCACCCAGGACGGAGGAACCGTGGATCACTGATTTGACGGTGGCCGATCTGGATCAGGACGGCACGCCCGATGTGATCGCGACCGAAGGGCGGCGACATCTTGTGTTGTGGCTGCGGCGTCAGGCTGATGGCACCTTCATCGAGCAACCCATTGGCGAACCGGTGGCCGGAGCGGTGCACGCTGAAGTGGTCGATATCGATGGCGATGGCGACAACGACGTGCTCGTGGCCAGCATGGGATACGTGCCGCCGAGCAACCAACGCATCGGCGCGGTGGTGGTGCTGGAAAATCTCGGCGACATGACGTTTCGCAACCACGTTATCATCGAAAACACCTATCGGGTGACCGACGTGCAGGCGGGGGATCTCGATGGCGACGGGGATCTCGATTTGGCGGTGGGGAAATTCGGCTACCTGGAAGGTCAGGTCACGTGGTTGGAGAACCGCGGCAATTGGCAGTTCACCGAGACGTCGCTGCTCGAACTTTCCGGTGCGATTCATACGCCCGTGGTCGATATCGATGGGGATGGTGACCTCGATATCATCGCGCTGATTTCCCAGGACTGGGAGGAAGTCTACTGTTTTCAAAACGACGGCAAGGGTCGCTTCACCTCGCGAGTGCTTCATGGTTCCACCAACAAGGATTACGGCAGCAGTGGACTAACCGTCGCCGACCTCGATCGCGACGGCGACCCCGACCTCGTCTACACCAACGGCGACGGGTTCGACTACTCCACCCCGGGGGCCCGACCGTGGCACGGCGTGCAGTGGTTGGAGAACGATGGCCGGGGCAGTTTCCGTTATCATCGCATCGGCAACTTTGCCGGCGCCTATAGTCCGCTGGTGATCGACTTCGATGGGGATGGAGACCGCGACATCGTGAGTGTCAGTGGATTCAACGATTGGACGAACCCGGCGGCGGTGACGATGGTGTGTTTCGAAAACGACGGTCAGCAGCGTTTCACCGCGCGTCCGCTCGCGTTCAATCCGTCGCATCTGATCGTGATCGACGCCGCGGATTTCGATGGCGACGGCCAACTGGATTTGGTGACCGGCAGTCTCGGATTTTACCCACCCTATGAGCGCGCCGGTCGCATCGATCTGTGGCAACGACGGTAG
- a CDS encoding glycoside hydrolase family 2 protein: MNTDSTTGMRHSPLNEGWQFRRLTAVKSAAGEPVVVDLPHSPFVADLQGNEPWFGVCLYSRSIPVPELVEGARLALHVGAAMQTARVLVDGVEAGKNVGGYLPFEIDLTPLVRGKLTAEIALELDNRHQDTVPPGKPYEELDFCWYGGLHQEVELRIYPPVFLTSYIREGETPGGIFIRTESVAQGDATLVLCAEVENMATVEEGVRLDWIVIDQNGDEVACDTSNAFRVATAARHAVSQRLVVPAAKLWSPQTPHRHTLTVVVRRVSDGSELDRRSIDFGIRLIGFSRSGGFEINGRSLRLRGVNRHQDFPRVGYAASRAAQYREARRIKEAGFDYVRLSHYPQSPHFMTACDEYGLVVANCIPGWQFFGCEAFQENCADFARRLVRRDRNHPCVVLWELSLNETQMTADFMRRMHEIGHEEYPGDQMFTCGWMDGFDVFFHSRQHGAIHTWRNDDKALVVAEYGDWEYYAANEGFDQKAGTGILDRRLNSRKFRGDGEAALWQQARNHVEALNDTLSSPAVLDGLWAMNDYPRGYEQTRAACGIMDFFRLPKFSFYFYRSQRDAAEVGVNWSVGPMVFAATYWQEQLPGRRLWVFSNCETVELLINDQVVAPATTPAHAQWLHLPHPPFVFEAIDYVPGALEAVGRMGGGIVARHRVMTPGTPTHLVVWSDEREIVRQPHESDLLLVYAGLHDDAGSLCVETVDTITFTVTGGAHVVGPVVVETEAGIAAVAVHVPIGVTHFEVSAQSASAPAVRSGRLAAIPPAVLAGGQS; the protein is encoded by the coding sequence ATGAACACGGACAGCACCACCGGCATGCGCCACAGCCCCTTGAACGAGGGGTGGCAATTTCGTCGTTTGACCGCGGTGAAAAGCGCTGCGGGCGAGCCTGTGGTGGTGGACCTGCCGCATTCTCCGTTTGTGGCCGATTTACAGGGTAACGAGCCGTGGTTCGGAGTGTGTCTTTACTCCCGCTCCATCCCGGTGCCGGAGCTGGTGGAAGGCGCGCGACTGGCCTTGCACGTGGGCGCGGCGATGCAGACGGCCCGCGTGCTGGTTGATGGCGTGGAGGCGGGAAAAAACGTCGGCGGATACCTTCCGTTTGAGATTGATCTCACCCCGTTGGTGCGGGGCAAACTCACGGCCGAAATCGCGCTCGAACTCGACAACCGACATCAGGATACCGTGCCGCCGGGCAAGCCTTACGAAGAGTTGGATTTTTGCTGGTATGGCGGGCTTCACCAGGAGGTGGAGCTACGCATCTACCCGCCGGTGTTTCTCACCAGCTACATTCGCGAGGGAGAGACTCCCGGAGGCATTTTTATTCGCACAGAATCCGTGGCCCAGGGTGACGCGACCCTCGTGCTGTGTGCGGAGGTCGAGAATATGGCGACGGTGGAGGAGGGCGTGCGGTTGGACTGGATCGTCATCGATCAGAATGGTGACGAGGTCGCGTGCGACACTTCGAATGCGTTCCGCGTGGCGACCGCCGCCCGTCATGCCGTCAGTCAACGTCTGGTGGTGCCGGCGGCCAAACTGTGGTCGCCGCAGACACCTCATCGCCACACGTTGACGGTGGTCGTGCGCCGCGTGTCCGACGGAAGCGAACTGGATCGCCGTAGCATTGATTTTGGCATTCGCCTGATCGGATTCTCCCGCTCCGGCGGTTTTGAAATCAACGGGCGATCATTGCGGTTGCGCGGCGTGAATCGTCATCAGGATTTCCCGCGCGTCGGTTACGCGGCGTCTCGGGCCGCTCAGTATCGCGAGGCGCGCCGGATCAAGGAAGCGGGTTTCGACTACGTGCGCCTCTCGCATTACCCGCAGTCACCGCACTTCATGACGGCCTGCGACGAGTATGGGTTGGTCGTGGCGAACTGCATCCCGGGCTGGCAGTTTTTTGGGTGCGAAGCCTTCCAGGAAAATTGCGCGGATTTCGCGCGACGGTTGGTGCGGCGCGACCGCAATCATCCGTGTGTGGTATTGTGGGAACTCTCGCTGAACGAGACGCAGATGACGGCGGATTTCATGCGTCGCATGCACGAGATCGGCCATGAGGAATACCCGGGCGATCAGATGTTCACGTGCGGTTGGATGGACGGTTTTGATGTCTTCTTCCACTCCCGGCAACACGGTGCGATTCACACCTGGCGCAACGACGACAAGGCGCTGGTGGTGGCGGAATACGGCGACTGGGAATACTACGCGGCCAATGAGGGTTTTGATCAGAAAGCCGGGACCGGCATTCTCGATCGACGGTTGAACAGTCGCAAATTTCGCGGCGATGGCGAAGCCGCCCTGTGGCAGCAGGCCCGCAATCATGTGGAGGCGCTCAATGACACCCTGAGTTCGCCGGCGGTGCTCGATGGGCTGTGGGCCATGAACGACTACCCGCGCGGCTACGAACAAACCCGCGCGGCGTGCGGCATCATGGATTTCTTTCGCCTGCCGAAGTTCTCGTTTTATTTCTACCGGAGCCAACGCGACGCGGCCGAGGTTGGCGTCAATTGGAGCGTGGGTCCGATGGTGTTTGCCGCCACGTATTGGCAGGAGCAACTCCCGGGGCGGAGGCTGTGGGTGTTCAGCAATTGCGAAACGGTGGAGCTGCTGATCAACGACCAAGTGGTCGCACCGGCCACCACGCCGGCGCATGCGCAGTGGCTTCATTTGCCGCATCCGCCTTTTGTGTTTGAGGCAATCGATTACGTGCCCGGCGCGCTGGAGGCGGTAGGGCGGATGGGTGGTGGAATCGTGGCCCGACACCGTGTGATGACGCCGGGGACGCCCACGCATTTGGTGGTGTGGAGCGATGAGCGGGAGATCGTGCGTCAGCCCCATGAATCCGACCTGCTGCTGGTTTACGCGGGCCTGCACGATGACGCCGGCTCGTTGTGCGTGGAGACGGTGGACACGATCACGTTTACCGTCACGGGTGGAGCACATGTGGTCGGACCCGTGGTGGTCGAAACCGAAGCCGGTATTGCCGCCGTCGCGGTGCATGTGCCGATCGGTGTAACCCACTTTGAGGTGAGCGCGCAGAGCGCGTCGGCTCCTGCTGTCCGGTCAGGTCGACTAGCGGCCATTCCTCCCGCCGTGTTGGCCGGGGGACAATCCTGA
- a CDS encoding zinc-dependent alcohol dehydrogenase — MKALLLTAPSRLEMVDHPTPVPAADEVQLRIRACGICGSDIHGWDGSSGRRQVPLIMGHEAAGEISQVGAAVTDWAVGDRVTFDSTVYCGTCPACRRGAVNLCTDRRVVGVSPGTYRQHGAFAEYLTVPARILYRLPASLSFEQAAFAEPVSIAQHALTRADISPTDSAVVIGSGMIGLLVIQSLRAAGVSRIIAVDREATRLDHARALGATETVEVTTGDPVATIHDYTDGHGADVVFEVVGIEPTVKLAIAAARLGGKVVLVGNLAPEVTFPLQHAVTRELTILGSCGSAGEYPASLELIASGAIQVEPMISAVVPLADGAAWFAKLSTPEGGAHLKVILQP; from the coding sequence ATGAAAGCGCTGCTGCTCACTGCCCCTTCCCGTCTTGAAATGGTGGATCATCCCACCCCTGTTCCCGCGGCCGACGAGGTGCAGCTGCGCATCCGGGCCTGCGGCATTTGCGGCAGCGATATTCACGGCTGGGACGGTTCGAGCGGCCGACGCCAGGTTCCGTTGATCATGGGTCACGAAGCCGCTGGAGAAATTTCCCAAGTCGGCGCGGCCGTGACCGACTGGGCGGTGGGCGATCGCGTGACGTTTGATTCCACCGTGTATTGCGGAACGTGTCCGGCCTGCCGACGCGGGGCGGTCAACCTTTGCACGGATCGGCGGGTTGTCGGCGTCTCCCCCGGCACGTATCGTCAACACGGTGCCTTTGCGGAATACCTGACCGTGCCCGCCCGTATCCTGTATCGCTTGCCGGCGAGTTTGTCGTTTGAACAGGCCGCGTTCGCCGAGCCGGTTTCGATCGCCCAGCACGCGCTGACCCGGGCCGACATCTCCCCCACCGACTCCGCCGTGGTGATCGGCAGCGGCATGATCGGGTTGCTTGTCATTCAATCCCTGCGGGCGGCCGGCGTTTCCCGTATCATCGCCGTGGATCGGGAGGCGACTCGCCTCGATCATGCGCGGGCGTTGGGAGCGACCGAGACGGTCGAGGTGACCACCGGAGATCCCGTCGCGACCATTCACGACTACACCGACGGTCACGGCGCGGACGTCGTATTCGAAGTCGTGGGTATCGAGCCCACCGTCAAACTCGCCATCGCCGCCGCCCGGCTGGGCGGCAAAGTCGTGCTCGTGGGCAACCTCGCGCCCGAGGTCACCTTTCCCCTCCAACACGCCGTCACGCGTGAACTCACCATCTTGGGCAGTTGCGGCTCCGCGGGTGAATACCCCGCCAGTCTCGAACTGATCGCGAGTGGCGCGATTCAAGTCGAGCCCATGATTTCCGCCGTCGTCCCATTGGCCGACGGCGCCGCCTGGTTCGCGAAGCTCTCCACGCCCGAAGGAGGCGCCCACCTGAAAGTGATTCTCCAACCCTGA
- a CDS encoding MFS transporter, whose product MSQSPPTPAASPRSEHTTRESDKIGFWEKSALGTGYLANFYGTAGINSLAIPVYQMVLAVDPILLGLVLAIPRFWDALTDPIVGIFSDNLRTKWGRRKPLIVIGAITQGLAFGALWMVPEGWGQTATLIYLTVMLLLFYTCYSVFYVPLSSLTYEMTPDYKERTRVGAFISFFHKLGELTYSWAIPLAGLAFFGSMMTGVQVVGWIIGIVIMGFFGMVPGLFVKERYYKKASVQEKVHLVPAFKAAMSNRAFMVLVGLTICQVLAGMLASNLDYYIIVYHMNDGVLVDGAKWKAILSSGYAVVGILSIYPVNWLANRYGKRVALAVIFGLVLFGAFGKWFLYTPGNQWKILLDPILCGPVWTGIRVLLPSMLGDICDDDELRHGFRREGMMGALFSFIEKTGFSLAFFGTGVALSLTGFDAALGGAQSEGTILGMRLVLAVSTFIWALLALWLIAIYPLSQKRAYEIRDELEARRGRVVE is encoded by the coding sequence ATGTCTCAATCTCCGCCGACCCCCGCAGCCTCCCCGCGCTCGGAGCACACCACTCGCGAGTCCGATAAAATTGGGTTCTGGGAAAAGTCCGCGCTGGGCACGGGTTACCTGGCCAATTTTTACGGCACCGCCGGCATCAACAGCCTCGCGATCCCGGTGTATCAAATGGTGTTGGCGGTCGACCCGATTCTGCTCGGGTTGGTGTTGGCGATCCCGCGTTTTTGGGACGCGCTCACTGATCCGATTGTCGGTATTTTTTCGGACAACCTGCGCACCAAGTGGGGACGGCGAAAGCCCCTCATCGTCATCGGCGCGATCACGCAGGGCCTCGCCTTTGGCGCGTTGTGGATGGTGCCGGAAGGGTGGGGGCAGACGGCGACGTTGATCTACCTGACGGTGATGCTGCTGCTGTTTTACACCTGCTATTCGGTATTCTATGTTCCGCTGAGCAGTCTCACGTATGAGATGACGCCGGACTACAAGGAACGCACGCGGGTGGGGGCGTTCATCAGCTTCTTCCACAAGCTCGGCGAGCTCACTTACAGCTGGGCGATTCCGTTGGCGGGGTTGGCGTTCTTCGGGTCGATGATGACGGGCGTGCAGGTCGTGGGCTGGATCATCGGCATCGTGATCATGGGATTCTTCGGCATGGTGCCCGGCCTGTTCGTCAAGGAACGCTATTACAAGAAGGCGTCGGTGCAGGAGAAAGTGCACTTGGTCCCGGCGTTCAAGGCGGCCATGAGCAACCGCGCCTTCATGGTGCTCGTCGGGTTGACCATCTGCCAGGTGCTCGCGGGCATGTTGGCGAGCAACCTCGATTACTACATCATCGTCTACCACATGAACGATGGCGTGCTGGTCGATGGGGCGAAGTGGAAGGCCATTCTTTCGTCAGGCTATGCGGTGGTCGGCATCCTCTCGATCTACCCCGTCAATTGGCTGGCCAATCGCTACGGCAAGCGCGTCGCCCTGGCGGTGATATTTGGTCTGGTGCTGTTCGGCGCGTTCGGCAAGTGGTTCCTCTACACGCCGGGTAACCAGTGGAAGATCCTACTCGACCCGATCCTGTGCGGTCCGGTCTGGACGGGTATCCGGGTGCTCCTGCCTTCGATGCTCGGTGACATCTGCGACGACGACGAATTGCGCCACGGTTTCCGGCGCGAGGGCATGATGGGCGCCCTCTTTTCGTTCATTGAGAAAACGGGCTTTTCGCTGGCGTTTTTTGGCACCGGCGTGGCGCTGAGCCTGACGGGTTTTGACGCGGCGCTCGGTGGCGCGCAGAGCGAGGGCACCATCCTCGGTATGCGTCTCGTGCTCGCCGTCTCGACCTTTATCTGGGCCTTGCTCGCCCTGTGGCTGATCGCGATCTACCCGCTCTCGCAAAAGCGGGCCTACGAAATCCGCGATGAACTGGAAGCGCGTCGCGGCCGCGTCGTGGAGTAA